In one Drosophila gunungcola strain Sukarami chromosome 2R unlocalized genomic scaffold, Dgunungcola_SK_2 000011F, whole genome shotgun sequence genomic region, the following are encoded:
- the LOC128255379 gene encoding tetratricopeptide repeat protein 7B isoform X2, with protein sequence MANRNMRNTNTTKVEALIESCRSEGKWQRVIELTDELKTGSPHNECLANFLVGEARLENYLEDNAPAADSNFGRAKSGLAEARRFLHLALGESGQKAGIALDAYLLLAKLCFACGEYEQSLDNFVKAELNTLAEKELTLRSLKILAESYAIKGLCLEQQTSKPSSKFKKAEKDTEMISCFERATDLGLLYLQEYDIVSGSSSSNNSTAGSTLNVNASVQPSSSSFAISSTIPASGPSGLEVNRRMGAILETALQRAPIVLIKTEKLQEAVERYRIMLNAIETRATQSLRLTLARQLAEVLLRGVSGTVYTPPFTGKSGGGTLRGGASKKLWKPRKYASRQQFNPRNQQEEVILLLLIAEALAVRDTVLSQSPEFRQARQHAMGNVTAVYDLLTLATVRWGLVQLLNESFEKALKFSFGEQHVWRQYGLSLMAAEKHSHALRVLQESMKLTPGDPLPCLLASRLCYESLETVKQGLDYAQQALKREVKGLRPSRSQLFVGIGHQQLAIQSNLKSERDACHKLALDALERAVQLDGNDHLAEYYLSLQYALLGQLAEALTHIRFALALRMEHAPCLHLFALLLTASRRPREALGVVEDALHEFPDNLQLLHVKSHLQLHLEDAETALSTVQHMLAVWRDVYEAQLAGEEEKHSDTKSGVHLAHSSQMSDKDSISRVEQALSEAASSLSSFTQRPGPRRPWMLQIEIWLLLADVYLRIDQPNEALNCIHEASQIYPLSHQIMFMRGQVHVYLEQWFDAKQCFLNAVAANPNHTEALRALGQAHLILGEPRLAEKMLKDAAKLDPSCPKIWFALGKVMETLGDFHASADCFATSLQLEPSCPVLPFTSIPLVFE encoded by the exons ATGGCCAACAGGAACATGCGTAACACGAACACCACAAAAGTGGAGGCTCTGATCGAGAGCTGTCGCAGCGAGGGCAAGTGGCAGCGGGTAATCGAGCTGACGGATGAACTGAAGACCGGGTCGCCGCACAATG AGTGCCTGGCCAACTTTTTGGTAGGCGAGGCTCGGCTGGAGAACTACCTGGAAGACAATGCCCCTGCCGCCGACTCCAATTTCGGGCGCGCCAAGTCCGGCCTGGCCGAGGCTCGACGCTTCCTCCACTTGGCCCTTGGCGAAAGCGGCCAGAAAGCGGGCATTGCCCTGGACGCTTACCTGTTGCTGGCCAAGCTGTGCTTCGCTTGCGGCGAGTACGAGCAGAGCCTGGACAACTTCGTAAAGGCCGAGCTCAACACGCTGGCCGAGAAGGAGCTGACTCT GCGTAGTTTAAAGATCCTGGCCGAGTCGTATGCCATCAAGGGGCTGTGTCTGGAGCAGCAGACTTCGAAGCCGTCATCCAAGTTCAAGAAGGCCGAAAAGGACACGGAGATG ATCAGCTGCTTTGAGCGGGCTACGGATCTGGGTTTGCTTTATCTGCAGGAGTATGACATCGTGAGTGGAAGCAGCAGCTCCAACAACTCAACTGCTGGCTCCACGCTCAATGTGAACGCGAGTGTGCAGCCGTCAAGCAGCAGCTTCGCTATCAGCAGCACCATACCGGCAAGCGGCCCGAGCGGCCTTGAAGTGAACCGCCGGATGGGCGCAATTCTGGAAACGGCGCTACAACGGGCACCAATAGTGCTTATCAAGACGGAAAAGCTTCAGGAGGCCGTCGAGCGATACCGCATCATGTTAAACGCCATCGAGACGCGGGCCACGCAATCGCTGCGTCTCACGCTCGCTCGCCAGCTGGCCGAAGTGCTCCTAAGGGGTGTGTCTGGCACGGTTTACACCCCGCCCTTCACCGGAAAATCGGGCGGTGGAACGCTGCGAGGAGGTGCCTCCAAGAAGCTCTGGAAGCCGCGAAAGTACGCATCCCGCCAGCAATTCAATCCGCGAAACCAACAGGAGGAGGTTatactgctgctgctcattGCCGAGGCTCTGGCTGTGAGGGATACTGTTCTATCGCAGAGCCCCGAGTTCCGTCAGGCCCGTCAGCATGCTATGGGTAACGTCACGGCTGTCTATGATCTCCTCACACTGGCCACTGTGCGCTGGGGCCTCGTGCAGCTGTTGAACGAGTCCTTCGAAAAGGCGTTGAAATTCAGCTTTGGCGAACAGCACGTGTGGAGGCAATACGGACTGAGTCTAATGGCAGCCGAAAAGCACTCGCACGCACTGAGAGTTCTGCAAGAATCAATGAAGCTGACTCCTGGCGATCCGTTGCCTTGTTTGCTGGCCTCGCGCCTCTGCTACGAGAGTCTGGAAACGGTTAAGCAGGGCCTGGATTACGCTCAACAAGCGCTTAAGCGTGAAGTGAAGG GCCTGCGACCATCGCGCAGTCAACTCTTTGTAGGCATAGGCCATCAGCAGCTGGCCATACAGTCAAATCTAAAGAGCGAGCGGGATGCGTGTCACAAGTTGGCTCTGGACGCACTGGAGCGGGCTGTACAGCTGGACGGGAACGATCACCTGGCCGAGTACTATCTGTCGTTGCAGTATGCGCTTTTGGGACAGCTGGCCGAGGCGTTGACCCACATCCGTTTCGCTCTGGCGCTGCGCATGGAGCACGCTCCTTGTCTACACCTGTTCGCCCTGCTGCTGACAGCATCGCGGCGACCTCGAGAGGCACTGGGGGTGGTGGAGGATGCTCTGCACGAGTTTCCCGATAATCTACAACTACTGCACGTTAAGTCACATCTGCAGCTTCACCTGGAGGACGCAGAGACGGCGCTGAGCACTGTGCAGCACATGCTGGCCGTGTGGCGGGACGTTTACGAGGCCCAGTTGGCGGGGGAGGAGGAGAAACACTCCGATACCAAGAGCGGCGTTCACTtggcacattcctcacagaTGTCCGACAAGGATTCGA TCTCACGCGTCGAACAGGCTCTGAGTGAAGCGGCCAGCTCGCTTAGCTCGTTTACCCAGCGTCCAGGACCCCGACGACCCTGGATGCTCCAGATTGAG ATCTGGCTACTGTTGGCTGATGTCTATCTGCGCATCGATCAACCCAACGAGGCCCTTAACTGCATACACGAGGCTTCTCAGATATATCCGCTTTCGCATCAGATCATGTTTATG cGCGGTCAGGTGCATGTCTATTTGGAGCAATGGTTTGACGCCAAACAATGTTTTCTTAATGCTGTGGCCGCCAATCCCAATCATACGGAAGCTTTACGCGCCCTGGGGCAGGCTCATTTGATACTGGGCGAGCCTAGACTGGCCGAGAAGATGCTGAAGGATGCGGCTAAGCTGGATCCCAGCTGCCCCAAGATCTG GTTCGCGTTGGGCAAGGTGATGGAGACCCTGGGCGATTTCCATGCTTCGGCCGACTGCTTTGCCACATCGCTGCAGCTGGAGCCTTCGTGTCCGGTGCTACCCTTCACTTCAATACCGTTGGTCTTTGAATAG
- the LOC128255379 gene encoding tetratricopeptide repeat protein 7B isoform X1, whose protein sequence is MANRNMRNTNTTKVEALIESCRSEGKWQRVIELTDELKTGSPHNECLANFLVGEARLENYLEDNAPAADSNFGRAKSGLAEARRFLHLALGESGQKAGIALDAYLLLAKLCFACGEYEQSLDNFVKAELNTLAEKELTLRSLKILAESYAIKGLCLEQQTSKPSSKFKKAEKDTEMISCFERATDLGLLYLQEYDIVSGSSSSNNSTAGSTLNVNASVQPSSSSFAISSTIPASGPSGLEVNRRMGAILETALQRAPIVLIKTEKLQEAVERYRIMLNAIETRATQSLRLTLARQLAEVLLRGVSGTVYTPPFTGKSGGGTLRGGASKKLWKPRKYASRQQFNPRNQQEEVILLLLIAEALAVRDTVLSQSPEFRQARQHAMGNVTAVYDLLTLATVRWGLVQLLNESFEKALKFSFGEQHVWRQYGLSLMAAEKHSHALRVLQESMKLTPGDPLPCLLASRLCYESLETVKQGLDYAQQALKREVKGLRPSRSQLFVGIGHQQLAIQSNLKSERDACHKLALDALERAVQLDGNDHLAEYYLSLQYALLGQLAEALTHIRFALALRMEHAPCLHLFALLLTASRRPREALGVVEDALHEFPDNLQLLHVKSHLQLHLEDAETALSTVQHMLAVWRDVYEAQLAGEEEKHSDTKSGVHLAHSSQMSDKDSNSVYAASLAAVSRVEQALSEAASSLSSFTQRPGPRRPWMLQIEIWLLLADVYLRIDQPNEALNCIHEASQIYPLSHQIMFMRGQVHVYLEQWFDAKQCFLNAVAANPNHTEALRALGQAHLILGEPRLAEKMLKDAAKLDPSCPKIWFALGKVMETLGDFHASADCFATSLQLEPSCPVLPFTSIPLVFE, encoded by the exons ATGGCCAACAGGAACATGCGTAACACGAACACCACAAAAGTGGAGGCTCTGATCGAGAGCTGTCGCAGCGAGGGCAAGTGGCAGCGGGTAATCGAGCTGACGGATGAACTGAAGACCGGGTCGCCGCACAATG AGTGCCTGGCCAACTTTTTGGTAGGCGAGGCTCGGCTGGAGAACTACCTGGAAGACAATGCCCCTGCCGCCGACTCCAATTTCGGGCGCGCCAAGTCCGGCCTGGCCGAGGCTCGACGCTTCCTCCACTTGGCCCTTGGCGAAAGCGGCCAGAAAGCGGGCATTGCCCTGGACGCTTACCTGTTGCTGGCCAAGCTGTGCTTCGCTTGCGGCGAGTACGAGCAGAGCCTGGACAACTTCGTAAAGGCCGAGCTCAACACGCTGGCCGAGAAGGAGCTGACTCT GCGTAGTTTAAAGATCCTGGCCGAGTCGTATGCCATCAAGGGGCTGTGTCTGGAGCAGCAGACTTCGAAGCCGTCATCCAAGTTCAAGAAGGCCGAAAAGGACACGGAGATG ATCAGCTGCTTTGAGCGGGCTACGGATCTGGGTTTGCTTTATCTGCAGGAGTATGACATCGTGAGTGGAAGCAGCAGCTCCAACAACTCAACTGCTGGCTCCACGCTCAATGTGAACGCGAGTGTGCAGCCGTCAAGCAGCAGCTTCGCTATCAGCAGCACCATACCGGCAAGCGGCCCGAGCGGCCTTGAAGTGAACCGCCGGATGGGCGCAATTCTGGAAACGGCGCTACAACGGGCACCAATAGTGCTTATCAAGACGGAAAAGCTTCAGGAGGCCGTCGAGCGATACCGCATCATGTTAAACGCCATCGAGACGCGGGCCACGCAATCGCTGCGTCTCACGCTCGCTCGCCAGCTGGCCGAAGTGCTCCTAAGGGGTGTGTCTGGCACGGTTTACACCCCGCCCTTCACCGGAAAATCGGGCGGTGGAACGCTGCGAGGAGGTGCCTCCAAGAAGCTCTGGAAGCCGCGAAAGTACGCATCCCGCCAGCAATTCAATCCGCGAAACCAACAGGAGGAGGTTatactgctgctgctcattGCCGAGGCTCTGGCTGTGAGGGATACTGTTCTATCGCAGAGCCCCGAGTTCCGTCAGGCCCGTCAGCATGCTATGGGTAACGTCACGGCTGTCTATGATCTCCTCACACTGGCCACTGTGCGCTGGGGCCTCGTGCAGCTGTTGAACGAGTCCTTCGAAAAGGCGTTGAAATTCAGCTTTGGCGAACAGCACGTGTGGAGGCAATACGGACTGAGTCTAATGGCAGCCGAAAAGCACTCGCACGCACTGAGAGTTCTGCAAGAATCAATGAAGCTGACTCCTGGCGATCCGTTGCCTTGTTTGCTGGCCTCGCGCCTCTGCTACGAGAGTCTGGAAACGGTTAAGCAGGGCCTGGATTACGCTCAACAAGCGCTTAAGCGTGAAGTGAAGG GCCTGCGACCATCGCGCAGTCAACTCTTTGTAGGCATAGGCCATCAGCAGCTGGCCATACAGTCAAATCTAAAGAGCGAGCGGGATGCGTGTCACAAGTTGGCTCTGGACGCACTGGAGCGGGCTGTACAGCTGGACGGGAACGATCACCTGGCCGAGTACTATCTGTCGTTGCAGTATGCGCTTTTGGGACAGCTGGCCGAGGCGTTGACCCACATCCGTTTCGCTCTGGCGCTGCGCATGGAGCACGCTCCTTGTCTACACCTGTTCGCCCTGCTGCTGACAGCATCGCGGCGACCTCGAGAGGCACTGGGGGTGGTGGAGGATGCTCTGCACGAGTTTCCCGATAATCTACAACTACTGCACGTTAAGTCACATCTGCAGCTTCACCTGGAGGACGCAGAGACGGCGCTGAGCACTGTGCAGCACATGCTGGCCGTGTGGCGGGACGTTTACGAGGCCCAGTTGGCGGGGGAGGAGGAGAAACACTCCGATACCAAGAGCGGCGTTCACTtggcacattcctcacagaTGTCCGACAAGGATTCGA ATTCCGTATACGCTGCATCACTGGCTGCAGTCTCACGCGTCGAACAGGCTCTGAGTGAAGCGGCCAGCTCGCTTAGCTCGTTTACCCAGCGTCCAGGACCCCGACGACCCTGGATGCTCCAGATTGAG ATCTGGCTACTGTTGGCTGATGTCTATCTGCGCATCGATCAACCCAACGAGGCCCTTAACTGCATACACGAGGCTTCTCAGATATATCCGCTTTCGCATCAGATCATGTTTATG cGCGGTCAGGTGCATGTCTATTTGGAGCAATGGTTTGACGCCAAACAATGTTTTCTTAATGCTGTGGCCGCCAATCCCAATCATACGGAAGCTTTACGCGCCCTGGGGCAGGCTCATTTGATACTGGGCGAGCCTAGACTGGCCGAGAAGATGCTGAAGGATGCGGCTAAGCTGGATCCCAGCTGCCCCAAGATCTG GTTCGCGTTGGGCAAGGTGATGGAGACCCTGGGCGATTTCCATGCTTCGGCCGACTGCTTTGCCACATCGCTGCAGCTGGAGCCTTCGTGTCCGGTGCTACCCTTCACTTCAATACCGTTGGTCTTTGAATAG
- the LOC128255380 gene encoding trichohyalin translates to MTPKRKRRGRSESRARSKAKGQSEAEHLQLLEELELADSCCEICHCDCYSSHSGSSVSGRAIQRQESLKELLQLDKDIQALEQLQRRDCSAKSKRSASSQGNRSASRSPTEGKSSHSRRGSVDFQKRSRGTESGRSRRSKSAGSHRSQSREKQHPQKAEPIPPERRRRGAQRDCKMLQQFLGPLNDAPALTIIGRAKSKSQENMARGPSQSQAKKSSLCSSMANLCLAPTVRAAFQLVPTHDQKILNRMAGKRSQQAADKETAWLARKFWENERLERQLLRVEQLEAYKQAVHDKQFQDFLLTKARLQSLAERDLAELKRLRGALDAKDAAAKKRLEARRLERDLNLCQRRCEELRRSEAVTVQQEEQHLDETLRKRDICMRLTQRLRRADELRNQLLEAYLKRMQHDNYLEQVHHEEHWRERQQEERLRRDQLRGDIERKRHQSQRFVQCRQRRQDDRFRTAKISASLRELVRQSVTPEGAVSGSMGQDTPALNSYAQQQLQLGRLLFDQSSRE, encoded by the exons ATGACACCCAAACGAAAGCGTCGCGGACGCAGCGAGTCGAGGGCCAGGAGCAAAGCCAAAGGACAGTCGGAAGCAGAGCACTTGCAACTGCTTGAGGAGCTGGAGTTGGCCGACAGCTGCTGCGAGATTTGCCACTGCGACTGCTACAGTTCCCACAGCGGCAGCTCGGTGAGTGGACGGGCCATTCAGCGGCAGGAGAGCCTCAAGGAGCTGCTGCAACTGGACAAGGACATTCAGGCTCTGGAGCAACTGCAGCGCCGGGACTGCAGTGCCAAGAGCAAAAGGAGTGCCAGCAGTCAGGGCAACAGGAGTGCGTCCCGGTCGCCGACGGAGGGGAAGTCCTCCCACAGCAGGCGGGGATCTGTCGATTTCCAGAAAAGGTCCAGAGGTACAGAGTCCGGCCGGAGTCGCCGGTCAAAAAGTGCAGGTAGCCACAGGAGTCAGTCCCGGGAGAAGCAGCATCCGCAGAAAGCAGAGCCCATTCCTCCGGAGCGCCGACGACGCGGTGCCCAACGGGATTGTAAGATGCTTCAA CAATTTCTGGGTCCCTTGAACGACGCCCCCGCACTTACCATCATCGGACGGGCCAAGTCCAAGTCGCAGGAGAATATGGCCCGGGGGCCCAGCCAATCGCAGGCCAAGAAGAGCTCACTGTGCAGCTCGATGGCCAACCTGTGTCTGGCGCCCACGGTGCGGGCCGCCTTCCAGCTGGTGCCCACTCACGACCAGAAGATTCTTAACCGCATGGCGGGAAAGAGGAGCCAGCAGGCCGCCGACAAGGAGACCGCCTGGCTGGCGCGAAAGTTCTGGGAGAACGAGCGACTGGAGCGACAGCTTCTGCGGGTGGAGCAGCTGGAGGCGTACAAGCAGGCGGTCCACGACAAACAGTTCCAGGATTTCCTGTTGACCAAGGCACGGCTGCAGTCCTTGGCCGAGCGGGATCTGGCGGAGCTGAAGCGATTGCGCGGAGCCCTCGATGCCAAGGACGCTGCGGCCAAGAAGCGGCTGGAGGCCAGGCGTCTGGAGCGGGATCTCAATCTCTGCCAGCGCAGGTGCGAGGAGTTGCGCCGCAGTGAGGCAGTCACCgtgcagcaggaggagcagcaccTGGACGAGACACTGCGCAAGCGCGACATCTGCATGCGGCTCACGCAACGACTGCGGCGGGCGGATGAGTTGCGTAACCAGCTGCTGGAGGCGTACCTGAAGCGGATGCAGCACGACAACTATCTGGAGCAAGTGCATCACGAGGAGCACTGGCGGGAGCGACAGCAGGAGGAGCGACTGCGCAGGGATCAGCTCCGCGGGGACATCGAGCGCAAGAGGCACCAGTCGCAGCGCTTTGTCCAGTGTCGCCAGCGGCGCCAAGATGACCGCTTTCGTACCGCCAAGATCTCGGCCAGTCTGCGTGAGCTGGTCCGCCAGTCGGTCACACCCGAAGGCGCTGTCAGTGGATCGATGGGTCAGGATACGCCGGCCCTCAATTCGTAtgcccagcagcagctgcagctgggACGTTTGCTCTTCGATCAATCCTCCAGGGAATGA